A region of the Candidatus Methylarchaceae archaeon HK02M2 genome:
GAATTTATGGGATTACCCCCAACTGGTAAGAAGATAACCTCTAAGGGTGTTGATATCTATCGAATCGTAAATGGTAAACTTGCAGAGTATTGGAACGTCATTGATAACGTGGATATGTTCAAACAAATAGGTGCTATCGAAATCACAGAAAAAGGAAAGAAACTCTTTCCAGAAGATGTCAAGTAACTAATTTGACTATAATAGCAAAACCTAATTTTTTAATGGTCTTCGAACATAAATTAGTTCATAAAGATATCATAAATATTTATCAATAATTCTCTAGCTAGAAAGAAACAATGAAGGACTTAGACGACTACAGAGAAATTGTAGGGGATGAAGTTATTTCTCAAATTCATAAAAAGGCAAAAAAACTGTGCGGAATACATGTTTTGCATATCAATTCCACCTATTATGGTGGTGGCGTAGCTGAGATGCTTTCTGCCCTTATACCACTTATGAACAATGCAGGAATAGACACGGATTGGAGGATACTTCGTGGGACTCCTGATTTCTTTACAATAACTAAGAAATTTCATAACGCATTACAAGGAGATCCTTTACATCTTAGCGATATCAAAAAAAGATTATATGTTCAAGCTAATCAAGATTTTTCTTCGTATTGTAGAATAGATCATGATTTTTTAATTATACATGATCCCCAGCCGCTCCCTCTTATAAAATTCTATAAAAAAAGGCAACCGTGGATATGGAGATGTCACATAGATATTTCTAATCCAAATAATAAACTTTGGGAATATCTGAAAAATTTTCTTCTTAGATATGATGGAGTTATTGTTTCTAATGAGAAATATAAAAGGGAAGATTTGCCTATAGAACAGAGAATAATATCTCCTGCCATAGATCCTCTTTCACCAAAGAATATAACAATTCCCAAAAGAGTAATTTCAAAATATCTTAGAAAGTTTGGGATACCTATGGATAAACCGCTCATAGCTCAAATATCAAGGTTCGATAAATGGAAAGATCCAGAGGGAGTTATCGAAGTATTCAAACTCGTAAAGAAAAAAGTCGATTGTAGGCTGGTATTATGTGGAAGTATGGCAACAGATGACTCAGAAGGTTGGATGGTATATAAGAAAGTAGAAAGAAAAGCAAAAGATTTGATAAAAAATAAAGATGTCATACTAATAACAAGTGAAAATAATATTGTTGTAAATGCGTTACAGAGAAGTTCTTCAGTTATAATACAGAAGTCGATAAGGGAAGGTTTTGGACTTACAGTAACCGAGGCTCTTTGGAAGGAAAAACCTGTTGTGGCTTCAAACACTGGAGGGATTCCCTTTCAAATCAAAGATGGTGAAAACGGCTTTTTGATCGATCCTTATGATAAAGAAAAGTTTGCAGACAGGATTGTTCAAATCTTGCAGAATCCTTCTTCAATAGAAGAAATAGGTAAAAAAGGAAAGGAAATTGTTGAGAAAAAATTTCTGATAACAAGACTCTTACTGGATTATTTAGACTTATTAAATCATTTATTAAAATAATTGAGTCTTAAATCGAATCGACAAATATCTTTTCTATACATTTCGATGACAGAATTTTCTTCTCTAACTGTTATGAGTTTCTAAATCCTATCATGTAGCTATTCACTTTCTTTATCAATATCAAATTTTTACTGAGTTGAGTTCTCTCTCCTTAGGGTATTCACTAAGGATTCAAAATATAATTCCTTGTTGCTCATACATATCAAACCTTAAAAAAGATTGTCTCATTTACTATAAGTAAAAAAGGCGATTTTGTGGGAAGGTTACTAATAGTCTCAAATAGATTGCCTATTAGCATAGAAAAAAAAGAAGGAAAGTTATTCTTCCAACCTAGTGCTGGTGGATTGGCTACAGGGTTAAGTTCAATTTATAATTCCTATAAGAGTCTATGGATAGGATGGTCAGGAATTACTAGTGAAGAGATGAAAGGAAAGGAAAAAGATGTTGAAGCAAGGTTTTCGTCAGAAGGCTATTATCCAGTTTCTCTCTCTAAATCCGATATTGAAGATTATTATCAAGGTTTTTGTAATGAGACCGTCTGGCCTCTTTTTCACTACTTCCCTCAGCATACAATATATGATAAAATTTTTTGGAAGGCATATAAAAGAGTCAACAAAGTTTTTTGTAATACGGTTTTAAAGGTCTTAAAGCCAAATGATTTCATCTGGATTCATGATTATCACTTAATGTTACTTCCAAAATTTATAAGAGAAAGATATCCGGAAGCAACGATTGGTTTCTTCCTTCATATACCTTTCCCATCTTTTGAGACATTTCGCTTTCTTCCATGGCGAAAAGAGATAATAGAAGGAATTTTAGGGTCGGATCTTATAGGATTTCATACATATGACTACGTCTGGCATTTTCTTGAAAGTGTTCGTCGCTTGACAGGTTACGAGCATACCTTTAATCAAATTACTGCTGTTAATCGAAAAATATTGGCAGATGCGTTTCCAATGGGCATAGATTACAAACGATTTTCCAACGTTGTACAAAAACCAGAAGTGCAAAGAGAATTAAATAGAATTCATAAAAAAGTAAAAGAAAGCAAGATAATTTTATCCATTGATCGTCTGGATTATACTAAAGGGATACTATTAAGATTAGAAGCATTCAATCTCTTTTTGGAAAAGCATCCAAAATACAAAAAAAAGGTAATTCTCATTCTAGTAGCAGTACCTTCACGAACAAAAGTAAAGTATTATAGACAACTAAAAAAGCAGTTAGATGAACTTGTAGGAAGAGTTAACGGAAAGCATGGTACTATTGGATGGATGCCAGTATGGTACCTATACCGTTTCTTACACTTTAACACCCTCGTCACTTTATATCATCTGGCCGATGTCTCCCTTCTTACTCCACTACGGGATGGGATGAATTTGATGGCTAAAGAATTTATTGCAACTAAAACGGATGGAAGTGGTGTCTTGATTCTCAGCGAAATGGCTGGAGCAGCACATGAATTAGGAGAAGCGATTATAGTCAATCCAAGCAACAAAGA
Encoded here:
- a CDS encoding glycosyltransferase, giving the protein MKDLDDYREIVGDEVISQIHKKAKKLCGIHVLHINSTYYGGGVAEMLSALIPLMNNAGIDTDWRILRGTPDFFTITKKFHNALQGDPLHLSDIKKRLYVQANQDFSSYCRIDHDFLIIHDPQPLPLIKFYKKRQPWIWRCHIDISNPNNKLWEYLKNFLLRYDGVIVSNEKYKREDLPIEQRIISPAIDPLSPKNITIPKRVISKYLRKFGIPMDKPLIAQISRFDKWKDPEGVIEVFKLVKKKVDCRLVLCGSMATDDSEGWMVYKKVERKAKDLIKNKDVILITSENNIVVNALQRSSSVIIQKSIREGFGLTVTEALWKEKPVVASNTGGIPFQIKDGENGFLIDPYDKEKFADRIVQILQNPSSIEEIGKKGKEIVEKKFLITRLLLDYLDLLNHLLK
- a CDS encoding bifunctional alpha,alpha-trehalose-phosphate synthase (UDP-forming)/trehalose-phosphatase, with protein sequence MGRLLIVSNRLPISIEKKEGKLFFQPSAGGLATGLSSIYNSYKSLWIGWSGITSEEMKGKEKDVEARFSSEGYYPVSLSKSDIEDYYQGFCNETVWPLFHYFPQHTIYDKIFWKAYKRVNKVFCNTVLKVLKPNDFIWIHDYHLMLLPKFIRERYPEATIGFFLHIPFPSFETFRFLPWRKEIIEGILGSDLIGFHTYDYVWHFLESVRRLTGYEHTFNQITAVNRKILADAFPMGIDYKRFSNVVQKPEVQRELNRIHKKVKESKIILSIDRLDYTKGILLRLEAFNLFLEKHPKYKKKVILILVAVPSRTKVKYYRQLKKQLDELVGRVNGKHGTIGWMPVWYLYRFLHFNTLVTLYHLADVSLLTPLRDGMNLMAKEFIATKTDGSGVLILSEMAGAAHELGEAIIVNPSNKEEVAEALNKALSMPYEEQRERNEIMQKRLQRYDVARWASDFKNRLIVTKKIQEEFCAKRIGHKIKSKLIIDYTKSKNRLILLDYDGTLVPFAEKPEKAKPDDELLKLIERLTMQPENNVVLISGRSKGILDNWFGQLNIGLIAEHGVWIKEKGKIWEMIEPIENDWKNEIRPILETYVDRTPGSFIEEKDFSLVWHYRKADVKLGIVRTRELIDDLLHLTENLNLGVLEGNKIIEIKNSGINKGRAALRWILKGKWDFILGIGDDLTDEDIFEVLPKFAYSIKVGFGSSKARFNLDSVSEVTSFLKELV